CTGGATATTACCAATAATATGCTGCTGGAAGAGATTGCCTCCTCTTGCCTGATTGTCAATCAGGATTTTCAGTTACTCAAATATTTTGGCAGAGCTGACAGATACCTTCGGATTCCCGATATGCCCGAATCATGGAATATATTAAAAATGGTACCCTCAGATATTGCCGCAGCGCTTACTGTAGCCATCAAACAGCCGATAGAAATGGGCAAAACCGTTGTCTATAGCGACATCATTTACGAAATCCATGGCCAACCCATCAATACCCAAATTACCGTAAAACCCAGTCATGAAGAAAACCCGCGGGAAAAGCTGTTTATGATCCTTATCAAGGAGCTACCCACAGACGTGGAACAAGAGATTCCCACCAACGATAACAAGGATTTTAAACAGGGGAAAGTTGAAATTCTTCAACAGGAACTCCGCATTACCCGTGAAAACCTGCATGCCACGATTGAGCAACTTCAAACTTCCAATGAAGAGTTGACCGCTTCCAATGAAGAACTTCAGGGAACCAATGAAGAGCTCCAATCTGTCAATGAAGAATTATACACCATCAATACTGAACACCAACTCACCATTGAAGAACTCTCCAGCCTGAATCACGATATGAATAACCTGCTCCGGTATACCAGGATCGGCGTGATGTTTTTAGATGATGGCTTGAGAATCAGAAGGTTTAATAACAAGATTGCAGATGAGATCCACGTCACGGACTCCGATATCGGCCGGCCTATTCATCATTTTTCTCACAACCTTTCCAATTATGACCTGGATAAAGTTGTCAATACGGTTCTGGAAACGAGAGAAGTCATTGATGATGAGGTAGTAAGCCTTACAGGGAAATGGTACCAAATCCACATTTTCCCCTACTATGACAATCAGCACAAACTATTGGGTGTACTGATCACGATTGTAGATATCAGTGAATTGAAAGATTCAGGCCGGCTCAAACACCTGGCCAGAGAATACAAACAAACCGCGCTGAAACTGGGTGAATCCCAAAAGGAAAAACAGGCGCTTGTGGAGACACTCGCTATCCAGAGGCAATTTATTCAATTGATGCTCGACAAATCCGGCATGACTTATTCCCATATCGATGCAAACGGAAAATGTTTGAGTTATATCAGCGGGATCGAAAGTTTTCAGCCATCTTCTGCCAAACAGGTAAACGAACTTTCAGAATGCCTCCCGGCCAATATTTTGCAGATAACATTGGATGGAATCGATATTGCACTTGAAACTAATAGTGAATACGCCTTTACTTTTTCACAGATAAATAAAGAAAAGGAATCCTGGTACGAAGGCGTACTGATTCCTGTAAGTCCGCAGGAATTGATCTTTATCATTAAAGATCGGGAAACCATCGTACAACTGGAAAAAGCAAAAGATGAAGCCTTATATTCCAGAAGACTGCTGGCACAAAATATTTCAGAGGCAGCCGTTTTGATTTACGATGAAAACCTCAAGTTCTATTTTGCTGAAGGATCGGTTCTGAAACAAGACATTATCGGCAAAACCTTTAAAGACATATACCCGCTAGCTGTACAAAAGTTGCTTTCCACGTCTTTTCTTCAAACCCTGCAAGGCAAACTCTCGGAAAAAGAGTTTTCAATAGGGGGTGAATTTTTTTACTCAAGGTTTATACCACTCGAATACGGTACTACTACGCATGGAATGGTAATCGTGCAGAAAGTGACGGATCAAAAGCGAATGAATATGGAGTTGATTGCCCGGGTAAAAGAGATGGAGCAATTTGCCTATTCAGTATCACATGATCTGAAAACCCCTCTGAGGTCAATTATCAGTTTTGCCCAGATCATGCACGAAGATCATCACACAACGCTTCCACCTGAGTCGGTGCATCACCTCGATTTTATCATAAAATATGCCCTGAGCATGAGTGAAATGGTTGGCGGACTCGTCAATTTTGCGAGACTGGGCTATCAGGGAGAAGACATGACTGCGGTCGATGTCCAGGCGCTTATGGGAGATCTCACCGATCAATTAGGAACCCTGCTCAAGGAAAAACAGGTAACAGTCAGCTACGACAACCTGCCAACCGTACAGGCGATCCCCAGTCACCTGGCTCAACTTTTCCAAAACCTGATTGAAAACGGGACAAAATTTAATCAGCGCAAGAGAAAGAAAATCCATATTTCCGCAATAAAGGAGAACAATATGTGGCTTTTTTCGGTGAGTGATAACGGAATTGGGATCGATCCTAATTATGGGGATCAGATATTTGATCTCTTCCAGCGCCTGCATAGCAGCCGTACATATCAGGGAAGTGGGATTGGATTAGCTACATGCAGGAGGATTGTGAGCCGTATGGGGGGGAAAATATGGTTTGAGTCCACTCCCGGTTCAGGAACAACGTTTTTCTTTACTATTCCTCTTACATAATCCACGGTATGAAAGTTTTTACTGGTTTCTTTACTAGTATTTTACCCTATGACATTTTAATTAGCAGAATCATTCTTTCTTGAGGAAATGAATTGAAGCCCACATTTATTATGATATAAGATACCCAGTATGATCTTAGATAAAATTAGTAACCGTTTACAGATTTCTTTGATTAACTCCCGGAAACTATCTGTCAATCCTCAGCTTCTTCACCTTGACACCATCGTAAAACAAGCATTTTTTATCAATAGATTTGAAGCGCAGAAAAATGGACAATCGCTCATTTTAAGTATAAGAAAATCACCTACGATTTACGCCGACAGCCTCGCAGTTTATGATATTATCGATCACATTCTCAAAAATGCCATCAAGTTCTCTTCCGAAGGAAAAACGACCGAAATTATTCTTGATGAACATGACGGGAAAGCCAGCATTGAGATCATTGACCAGGGCTGCGGACTTTCGCAGGATGAAGTAGATAGAATATCAGGGTGGTTACAGATGCAAAATACTCAGGCAATATCTAAAATCACTCCTGGTATCGGCTTTCCGGTCATCAAAGAATTGCTCGAACTACAGAAAGGCTGGATTCGGGTTTATAGTAAAGGGAAAGGTTGTGGCAGCAAATTTTCTATTGGCTTTGAAACAGCCTCTCTCGTCATCCGAAATTCCATCCATGAAGTAGCCTAAAAGATAAAACATGAAGGACTCCCCAGCTTCACAGAACGCATCAATCTGGCTTCAGAAAATCTTAGCCGTTTCCTCCCAGATTTTCTATTTATATGATATCCGAAGCCAAATCTTTCTGTATGCAAGTCCTTCCCTTTACGAGGAATTGGGCTATACCGAAACAGAGTTTCTCCAAATGGATGAAAGCCAAATGGCTAGCCTGATTCATCCTGAGGATCTGTCCAATTTTCGGGATCACCGAACCACGATTATGCCATTGCTCAAGGATAAGGAAGTGGTTAAAATCGAATACAGGCTAAGGCACAAAAGAAACCATGAATACATATGGCTTGAATCTAAAGAAAGTGTCTACGAGCGGGACGAGAATGGGCAAATCCTATCTGTTATTGGTATTGCTGATAATATTAGCGAAAAGAGAGCCATTCAACTCCATCTAAGTCGCACATCTCAGGAACTTGAGCAATTTATTTTTTCGGTTTCTCACGACCTGAGGGCTCCGGTCAGACATATCGAAACCTATGTCAATATTTTGGGGCAGACAGAAAACACTTTATCCGAGGAAGAACTAAGACTCGTGAATAAAATCGCCAGCGCTACTGAACGTGCGGGGAAAATGATTGATGAGCTGGTTCAGTTTTCAAGAAACAAACAGGCACTGCCCAATAAGACTCATTTTGACAGTTTCCAGCTAGTCATGCATCTTGCGGATCATGTTTCCAGCTTCTTTCCCGATCAAATCATCACGTGGGACATACAACCCCTGCCTGACTGCTACGCAGATTTGAATATGCTGACGACGGTTTGGGAAAATCTCATCTCCAATGCCATTAAATTTTCTTCCAGAAAACCCGAAACATATATTACAATTGCTGCGGTAGAGAAGCCATACGAAATCGAGTTCTCCATCAGCGACAATGGAATCGGTTTTGATATGAAATTTGTCGACAAACTCTTTCATATATTCCAACGACTACATACACAACGGGAGTTTTCAGGTACCGGAATCGGGCTCGCTATTGTCAGACAAATCATCATCCACCACAATGGCCGCATATGGGTAGAAAGTGCGGTAGGACAAGGGACGACCTTTCATTTTACCCTTCCCAAAAAGTAACAAATTTACACAGAATCTATCATAGCGTTCTAAATGAGCGGCTTTTTACTTATTTTGCTTTTACATAAACAAAACAGTAGTAACAACCTTTTTTAGAAATTATGAATATCCTGATCATAGAAGATAATCCTGGCGACCTCTATTTGTTTAAGCGAACCATTCAAAATCATGCAAAAAAACCTTATAAGGTCATGGATGTAGAAAATGGTCGGGATGCACTGGATTTCATACAAAAAACAGGAAATTTCAAGGACGCATTTGCACCAGATCTGATTTTTCTGGACTGGAATATTCCGATTAAACATGGAAGAGACGTACTGGAATTTCTGAAATCACATGCGGAATACCGGGTAATTCCGGTTATTGTTTTCTCGACATCTGAGAATTATGCAGATATTATCAGTTGTTATAAGGGGTATGCAAATGGATATTTCCGCAAACCCAACGACTACCATGAATTTAGTAATATGATGGAAAACGTCATGAGATTTTGGTCGATGATCACGTTTTCTCCGTCAGTTAAAGCTGATAAGCTCGTAGTTGAAAACTCAAAAATGAGCTAATTTTTACTGTCTGATCAGGCCTTCCTGGACGACAGAAGCAACCAGCCTCCCGTGCTGGTCAAAAATACTTCCCCTGCAAAACCCCCTTGAATTGGATGCACTCGGGCTGTCAGTAGCATACAACAGCCAGTCATCGATGTTAAAATCGCGGTGAAACCAGATAGCATGATCGAGGCTGGCGAGAAATAACCGTGAAATATTCACCTGATCCTGATGCGGAAGGGTGGCCGTGGTCAGCAGATTATAATCCGAAGCGTAGGCCAGCAGCTGGTGTTGCATAGGGAGATCGACATCGGCCCTATCCCTTGACCTGATCCAGACATGTCGATAGGGTCGGTTTTGGGTGAGATTGGTCGGATCCACTTTCTCTACAGGTCGAAACTCGATGGCATTGGGGTGAATAATGGTTAATCGCGCGTACCATTCGGGGGCGGTTTCCCTGAGACTTTTGATCTGTTCAAAATCAGGCAGCAGCACCTCAGGCGGCAGGACATTAGGCATAGGAATCTGGTGATCAAAGCCCTCTTGTTCGCGGAGTTGAAAAGACGCTGCGGTAATAAAAATAGCCTGCCCATTTTGCAGGGCCACTACCCTGCGGGTCGAGAAGCTCCCCCCATCGCGGATGGTATCTACCTCATAAGTAATGGGCACATCGATGTCACCCGCCAGGATAAAATAGCCATGCATCGAATGCGCCACCCGATCGGCAGGCACCGTCTGATAAGCAGCGTGGAGCGCTTGTCCGAGCACCTGCCCACCGAAGACCCGTTTCCAGGGCGTGCGGTAATTTTGCCCGACAAAAGTCTTGTCGCCCGTCTTTTCGAGGGTCAGGAGAGATATGAGTTCTGAGAGGGTTTGCATATATTATTAAGCCACTCCATACTCTGTGTGCGGCCTTACATAAGGCGGCTGGAAACCCAAAACAATATCTTGTCGGGGAACCCCTTTGTCCACCAGTTCTCTAGCGACATCTGCATCAGTAAAATTTGCCTGCAACCATATCTTATCATTTTTAATGTCAAAGTGAATCATGGGACTAAATATATATTTGTCACCTACCCAGCCCACACGCACCAATTGAAAGTGATTCTGAATAGTATCTACAATCACCTGATTTTCAACATTTTCTTCGGATTCCCTCACTTCAGCCCATTCTTCCAGAAGTTCGCGGATCAGTTTTTGGTATCTGGCTACTTTCTCCATGATGTAATTTGTTTTTCTGTAGGTTGAAAGATAATCAACTTCAAGTCATAAAACTCAACGGAACGTTGAAATAAAGTAACTTCTATCAGACTTTCATATACGGCTTTTGGCATAGCAAGATACAAGTCGCGTGGAGTTTCAACATCCTGGAGGCCTAGCCGGTAATTTAAGTATTGTCCCAAAGCAGTATGGAAATCATTTATCTGAGAGCCTCCACGAAAACTTTTAACTTCCACTACAATTTTTTCAAGACCTTTTTCTGCAGCAAGCATTTTCTCTGCGCCTAAATCAATTGGAAAACTTTTTCGGCCTATAGCCAGATAATATGGATCATGCGTAATTGTCCAGCCATCTTTTTCGAGGGCAACTCTCACATGTTCATGAAAAATGTCTTTTGCTGGCATGCATTTTTGTATCAAAGATAAGTTTCTGAAAAAAACAGAACAACAAACACGCCCGTCTTTTCGAGGGTCAGGAGAGATATGAGTTCTGAGAGGGTTTGCATGGGGATGTGTTTTATTTTAGCCCTGTAATATCCTCAACAAATCATCATTAAGGAAATAGACTTCTACCCCATCTTTTTTGGGAGTCAAAATTTTGGCGTCCACAAGTTGGGACATATACTTGGCTATAGTTGTACGGGAAGACTTTTCCAGGATATCAATAATTACCGGAGGTTTAATGTAAGGTTGGCTAAAAATAGCCTCATTTATTTCCTTATTGTACCATTTTATCACTTTTTTTCCATGGGCTAAAGTAGCTTCCATCTGACTGACGATTTCTTCAATCAGATTATTGGTAAGAATAGCCGTTTTTTCTACAGCATCCAGCATATACATAATCCAATTTTTCCAGGACCTCCACATAGTAACTCCGCCAAGGTTGTAATAATAGTCTTCCTTATGGACAAGGATATATTTTGAAAGATACAATGTAGGATGTGAAAGCAGTTTGGTATGAATCAGATATAACAAATTCAAAATTCTTCCTGTCCGCCCGTTTCCATCCTGAAATGGGTGGATTGCTTCAAACTGGTAGTGTGCAATACACATTTTCAAAATAGGGTCAGTAGGATATTTTTCATCATCGTTCAGATAATCAATGAGATTTACCATCAAATTTTCAACAACTCCGGTACCCCTTGGCGGAGTATAGATTACTTCGCCTGAACGAAATTCGCTCTGACCTCTTTTTATCACCACATTTGACTGCGGCGGTCGTATTCCGGCCTTTGTGTTTTTCACCTGCTGGAATATTTTTACAATTGATTCTGTCGTAATAGAGCTGTTGGAAAGAATATCATGATAGCCCGCCCACAAGGCTTCCCGATAACGCAAAACCTCTTTGGTTGCAGGGTCTGCCCGTTCTTCCTTGGCACTGTCAGAAATTGCCTTATATAAGTCATCTTCGGTAGTGAAAATATTTTCAATTTCTGTTGATGTTTTTGCCTCCTGAAGTGCAATCGTATTGACCAACATAGATGGATTGGGAAGCCTGAGAATATTTCCATTCACAGAAGCCAAAGCCCTCGATGCAGTTACTAATTTTTTTAATATCTGAGGATCATTCTCTAATTCCTCTGGCGGTGGAAGCAGTGGAAGGTCATTAAAGGGAAGATTTCTATCATATTTTTTCGCCACCATATATGTCCATTTTTTTGCCCAAAATTGGACATACCACAAATATATGCACAGTTTTTTTCGAAACAAGGGTATTTGTCCATTTTTTCATTTTTTTTGGACAAATGAGTTTGAGGCTGCGAGAATCGCAACACTGACCTCCGATATTCACAAACTCTTCATATATTAGTCCTATGAACTCATTCACCCTCGATATACCACAATCGCGCTCATGGACAGAGGATGAGTTATTTTTGTTTTGCGCTGCCAATAAAAATCTTAGAATCGAGCGGGATGCCAACGGTTTTATTACGATTATATCACCTTCCGGAGGATTAAGTAGCTACTATATTTCGACGCTCAACGCCGATCTGGTTATTTGGAACCGAAAACAAAAACCAGGGTATATCTTTGAATCATCGGCAGGCTTTTTACTCCCGGATGGCAGTATGCGTGCCCCCGACATCGCATTTGTTTCAAAAGAGAACTGGAACAAACTCACCCTCAAAGAAAAACAACAGTTTCCACCACTTTGTCCGGAGTTTGTGATAGAAGTGCGTTCCCCATCTGACCGCCTGCCGACCTTAAAAGAAAAAATGAAAACCTTGTTGGTGGTTGGCTGTTGGCTGTTGGTGGTTGTAGCCTCAATGACTGTCCCTCAAATTTTATTCAAGCGGCGCGTCTTTGCACGCAGAAGTGGTTTCAATGGGTTTACCCATGGATATTTTTCTTCCTAAAACCTCAGGTTAAGAGAGCGTGCGAAGTCGTGCCCCCTGAATTAAAAAAAGGGGAAAAATGGGCCTCTTGGCTACAAATCGAAGATGCCTCAGGTACATTTGACCCATAGAAAGTGGTCTGACGACTCTCCGAGCCAGAAGGCCACTTCCGTGGGTCTTGCCGGTCGGCAAAAAACCGCATATCTTTTTCCGGCCGGGCCGGGACTCCGGAGGAGTCGAATGTTTGTAGAACAGAAGCCCACTCCCTCTTTTTATTTCCCCTCGTTGCACGCCGAAGCGCGCAGCCCGGTTTCTCCGGATGGAGAAACGTTTTTTTGTGTTTACGCCCGATTCACCTGGTAACGCTCAGTTTTATTCCCTCCCAATCTGCAGCAGGGTAGGTTTCATCAGTTTGGTTATAAGTCTGAATAAAAATCCTTGAGATAAATTCAAGCTCTGAATCTGCTTCCTTAAAGGAAAAAGTAACCGGTGTGGGAATATTTTTGGCAAGTTGAAGGGAGAATTGGTATTGTGTTGATTGATCATAACTGCTTATATTGACCAACTGATAACTTTTCCCCTTTTGATCTACCAACCGGGAGTACTGGGGATAACTTATACCAGCATAAAATTCAATATCTCTCGACGTCCCCAGATTGGTAATCACCATCTCTACTTCCAGCGTATTCCCCTGGAGGGTTGCGCGCTTTATGTCGAACAATAAGTTATAGGACTTAATAGGAGGAATATCCGGGGAAGAAGGCAGGCAATCAAAAGAAAGGCCAGGGGCCATACTCTGTAAATTACTGCGGTTCAATGTCTGGGATATCATCGTATGGATTAGTTTTTGCCGCTCTTCGGTATTGTAAAGTCTGCTGGTAGTCAGGTCGGCTGTGATCTGATCCCAGGCTTTCCGGCCACCATTGCGATCAAATACCCCCATTTGGAAAACCACGCCAAAATTGCCCGCTTTCAGCTTCAGAAAAACAAAGGTGTTGGCCTGTGCGGGAAGTTGTTTGGTTCCGGACTGAATTCCATATTCCAGCCGAAACTTTTCATCAATCGTGGTGCCAAAGTCAATAGCCTGCGTCTGCTCCCCCAGATCAATATATTCTACCCCGGAACATGACTTCAGGTATTCGTATAACATTTTCCCAAACCTAAGGAGGGATCAGGATTTCCTGCGAGGGTATTTGCTATTTTGCCGTAAAGCAGTGGCTTCGAGTGACCTCAGCCACCGGAAAGCCTCAGCCACTGGAGAGCCTCAGCTTCAGCAACCATTCAAGGCTTCTTCGCCTCTTCCCAAAAGACGTCCATCTCCTCCAAACTCATCTCGGGCAGGGTTTTGCCGATTTC
The Bacteroidia bacterium DNA segment above includes these coding regions:
- a CDS encoding element excision factor XisH family protein, producing MPAKDIFHEHVRVALEKDGWTITHDPYYLAIGRKSFPIDLGAEKMLAAEKGLEKIVVEVKSFRGGSQINDFHTALGQYLNYRLGLQDVETPRDLYLAMPKAVYESLIEVTLFQRSVEFYDLKLIIFQPTEKQITSWRK
- a CDS encoding response regulator; translated protein: MNILIIEDNPGDLYLFKRTIQNHAKKPYKVMDVENGRDALDFIQKTGNFKDAFAPDLIFLDWNIPIKHGRDVLEFLKSHAEYRVIPVIVFSTSENYADIISCYKGYANGYFRKPNDYHEFSNMMENVMRFWSMITFSPSVKADKLVVENSKMS
- a CDS encoding Fic/DOC family N-terminal domain-containing protein — its product is MVAKKYDRNLPFNDLPLLPPPEELENDPQILKKLVTASRALASVNGNILRLPNPSMLVNTIALQEAKTSTEIENIFTTEDDLYKAISDSAKEERADPATKEVLRYREALWAGYHDILSNSSITTESIVKIFQQVKNTKAGIRPPQSNVVIKRGQSEFRSGEVIYTPPRGTGVVENLMVNLIDYLNDDEKYPTDPILKMCIAHYQFEAIHPFQDGNGRTGRILNLLYLIHTKLLSHPTLYLSKYILVHKEDYYYNLGGVTMWRSWKNWIMYMLDAVEKTAILTNNLIEEIVSQMEATLAHGKKVIKWYNKEINEAIFSQPYIKPPVIIDILEKSSRTTIAKYMSQLVDAKILTPKKDGVEVYFLNDDLLRILQG
- a CDS encoding ATP-binding protein yields the protein MKDSPASQNASIWLQKILAVSSQIFYLYDIRSQIFLYASPSLYEELGYTETEFLQMDESQMASLIHPEDLSNFRDHRTTIMPLLKDKEVVKIEYRLRHKRNHEYIWLESKESVYERDENGQILSVIGIADNISEKRAIQLHLSRTSQELEQFIFSVSHDLRAPVRHIETYVNILGQTENTLSEEELRLVNKIASATERAGKMIDELVQFSRNKQALPNKTHFDSFQLVMHLADHVSSFFPDQIITWDIQPLPDCYADLNMLTTVWENLISNAIKFSSRKPETYITIAAVEKPYEIEFSISDNGIGFDMKFVDKLFHIFQRLHTQREFSGTGIGLAIVRQIIIHHNGRIWVESAVGQGTTFHFTLPKK
- a CDS encoding XisI protein — protein: MEKVARYQKLIRELLEEWAEVRESEENVENQVIVDTIQNHFQLVRVGWVGDKYIFSPMIHFDIKNDKIWLQANFTDADVARELVDKGVPRQDIVLGFQPPYVRPHTEYGVA
- a CDS encoding HAMP domain-containing sensor histidine kinase, whose amino-acid sequence is MILDKISNRLQISLINSRKLSVNPQLLHLDTIVKQAFFINRFEAQKNGQSLILSIRKSPTIYADSLAVYDIIDHILKNAIKFSSEGKTTEIILDEHDGKASIEIIDQGCGLSQDEVDRISGWLQMQNTQAISKITPGIGFPVIKELLELQKGWIRVYSKGKGCGSKFSIGFETASLVIRNSIHEVA
- a CDS encoding Uma2 family endonuclease — encoded protein: MNSFTLDIPQSRSWTEDELFLFCAANKNLRIERDANGFITIISPSGGLSSYYISTLNADLVIWNRKQKPGYIFESSAGFLLPDGSMRAPDIAFVSKENWNKLTLKEKQQFPPLCPEFVIEVRSPSDRLPTLKEKMKTLLVVGCWLLVVVASMTVPQILFKRRVFARRSGFNGFTHGYFSS
- a CDS encoding acyl-CoA thioesterase II, whose amino-acid sequence is MQTLSELISLLTLEKTGDKTFVGQNYRTPWKRVFGGQVLGQALHAAYQTVPADRVAHSMHGYFILAGDIDVPITYEVDTIRDGGSFSTRRVVALQNGQAIFITAASFQLREQEGFDHQIPMPNVLPPEVLLPDFEQIKSLRETAPEWYARLTIIHPNAIEFRPVEKVDPTNLTQNRPYRHVWIRSRDRADVDLPMQHQLLAYASDYNLLTTATLPHQDQVNISRLFLASLDHAIWFHRDFNIDDWLLYATDSPSASNSRGFCRGSIFDQHGRLVASVVQEGLIRQ
- a CDS encoding CheR family methyltransferase — encoded protein: MNIPQKGTNEKAPLAHHENFYVVAIGASAGGLEALEQFFENIDPHANIAYIVIQHLSPHYKSMMPDLLKRRTDLPVQVIEEGDTIEPRQIYLNPPRGILRLKDGKFNFIHDEDHKNSFFPIDGFFQSLAEEKGHQAIGLVFSGTGSDGLSGARAIKEADGIVLAQSIRQAQFASMPRNVILAGLADYEMEVEAIPKKISQYISQPETIENLKPDLAEPPDELIDILNMLKSLSGVDFYLYNYETIWRRLRRRINLTGMKSVQEYARLIHKNPQEIQLLLNEFCLSVSNFFRDTTEWEYLEQTVIPELFENVKENTLRIWVAGCATGEEAYSVAILCHEYQQRMQTDVRIKIFATDINPEAIRKASIGFFAESTAADISPRRLAVYFMKVQEGYKVNNSIREMIVFTRHDLLQDPPFSRMDLIICRNLLVFFQSNIQKKIQAIFNYALKSGSHLMVGTNEILVDNDHVFVQVSRKHKIYKSVFDRNLPHTHEIHSVRGEDKNDSSYMVQNVWKSKISSEKAINARLLDITNNMLLEEIASSCLIVNQDFQLLKYFGRADRYLRIPDMPESWNILKMVPSDIAAALTVAIKQPIEMGKTVVYSDIIYEIHGQPINTQITVKPSHEENPREKLFMILIKELPTDVEQEIPTNDNKDFKQGKVEILQQELRITRENLHATIEQLQTSNEELTASNEELQGTNEELQSVNEELYTINTEHQLTIEELSSLNHDMNNLLRYTRIGVMFLDDGLRIRRFNNKIADEIHVTDSDIGRPIHHFSHNLSNYDLDKVVNTVLETREVIDDEVVSLTGKWYQIHIFPYYDNQHKLLGVLITIVDISELKDSGRLKHLAREYKQTALKLGESQKEKQALVETLAIQRQFIQLMLDKSGMTYSHIDANGKCLSYISGIESFQPSSAKQVNELSECLPANILQITLDGIDIALETNSEYAFTFSQINKEKESWYEGVLIPVSPQELIFIIKDRETIVQLEKAKDEALYSRRLLAQNISEAAVLIYDENLKFYFAEGSVLKQDIIGKTFKDIYPLAVQKLLSTSFLQTLQGKLSEKEFSIGGEFFYSRFIPLEYGTTTHGMVIVQKVTDQKRMNMELIARVKEMEQFAYSVSHDLKTPLRSIISFAQIMHEDHHTTLPPESVHHLDFIIKYALSMSEMVGGLVNFARLGYQGEDMTAVDVQALMGDLTDQLGTLLKEKQVTVSYDNLPTVQAIPSHLAQLFQNLIENGTKFNQRKRKKIHISAIKENNMWLFSVSDNGIGIDPNYGDQIFDLFQRLHSSRTYQGSGIGLATCRRIVSRMGGKIWFESTPGSGTTFFFTIPLT